CGTGAACACCCAATGCCCTTTACATTCTGGTCCGAACTGCTCACCGTTGGGCCGCACTCCGTCGCCATCGTAGATCGGCGTTTTGATCTGCGGTGGGCGCACCCCGTTCCACACTTTGGACACGCCTTCTTGGATTGCTGCTTCGATGGCGGCGTCGATACGTTGTTTTGTCGCCACGTCGGACTTCGGCAGGAGGATAGTTACGCTGTACCGTGGTTCTTGTCCTTCGCGTGCGAATGGTCTCGTCAGATGTACATAGCTCAGTCGGACATTTCCGGTCGTGATAGTTGTCGGTTTCAATGCCATTGGTTCTTCTCTCCTTTTCATTTTATTCGCCAAAAGCTTCGGCTGCCGTGATACGGTTTGTGATCGCTTCACGCTTATCCGAGATTGGCGCGAGTGTCGGTTTGCCGGGTTCCACCTTGACGAGTCCCGGTTCTTCGAGTAGCCGTTTGTAATCCGCTTTGCCGAGTACCTTTTCGATCTGAGCCACAGTCAACGGCTTGCGCTCGTACAATATCGCCTCGTCGATGCCGGCAGCTTTAAGCGCGGCGAACGCCGCGTCCTGGTCAACGTATTGCCGCGAGCTTCGTCCTTCAACGGCTTTCCATCCGGGAATTTCGTTGCCTTTAAGCGATTCGGCCAGAGCATATTCTTCGAGATCGGATACCCATTTCTCAAGCTCCCGGGCCCGCTCGAGGATCCGCCCTACCTCCTCATTGGAAATGAGCGGGGGAATCATCTTTTTGAAACCTTCCAGCTCCAGATAGTACTGTGCCCGGGCCCGACAAAGTGCCTTCGCCCTACAGAATCTGCAATGCTCCCCGGGAACGAATTCCCCTTCCCCGGCGTAGGCTTTTGTCGCGATCGGCTTCACCCATTCGCCCCATTCGAGGAGCTCTTGAATAGTGATTTCGTCCTCGGAAATACTGTCGAGCCGTGGCTGGACGATTGTCATACGCACGCGATCAATCGGGAACAGGAAATTGTATGCCGCCCATGCCCCCAGCGCGTACAATCGCATTTGCGGATTGCCTTCTGCTGACACCGGTACGCCCTTCCCGTACTTCAGGTCGACGATGCGGAGCGTCCCGGAGCCGATGATGATACAGTCTCCGGTCCCGAATCCCTCCGGAACCCACGCGCTGAAATCGAGACGCTTTTCAACTGCAATGTAGGGCGGTGTCGTGAAGCCGTGGACAATGCCCTGAAGGTATTCGGTGTACACGTCTGTATGCTTCATCATTTCGTCTTGATACAGTCCGTTCGATTGCAACTCTTTCAGCTTTTTGTTGAAGGTCCTCACATTCATCTGCTCGATGAAATGTTTCCGGAGCTTCAGTTCAGCGATAGCATGTGCCAGCCTGCCTTCTTCGGCGTATTCGGATTCCCGTTCCGGCAACGTCGCTTCAAGCCGGGCACTCGGGGTGCATGCCAGCCAGCGGTGGGCCCCGCTGGCGGAAAGGATCGCGTGGGCGCGTTCGGCTGTCATACCCTACACCCCCGTTGATTGAGCTGTTCGAGGAGCATGGCGTTTTCCTCTCGGAGACGGCCAATCTCTTCTTCCAGTTTCATTGCGTAACGGATGGTTTGCGGCCAACCTACGCGGGCTTCAGCGATGAAACGGGCGTTTTCTTTACCTTTTGGCTGTTCTTTTCCGAAATCGCAACCAGCAATCCATACTACTTCGGCGTCGTTCCTGTCTTGTAAAACAAGCTCAGGATCAATGGCAACACTCCATGGCCCTGGCGTCGCTGCTTCGCAAATCTTAAGGTCTTTTCCCAAGTCACGCCACATCAAATCTTCGCCCCCATCTGCCGGAGCGCCGTTGCAAAAGCTCCATACTGCTCTTTCGGGAGCGCCGTCAACGCCTGTACTCCAAACTGCTGCAACAATTGAACCAGCTCTTCACGCCGCCCCGCATCTACCAACTGAGTCGCAGCAACGGCCAATTGGTCCAGGGTGTAGGTTTGCGCTGCCGTGGGCACTGCTGCAGGTGCAGGAGGTTGTACTGGAGCGGCAGGTGCGGTCGGTGCAGCTGTCGGTATGGTTGGTGCTGTGGTCGGTACGGTTTGCGTAGCGGGCGCTGCTGTCGGAACTACGGC
The DNA window shown above is from Thermicanus aegyptius DSM 12793 and carries:
- a CDS encoding DUF2800 domain-containing protein — translated: MTAERAHAILSASGAHRWLACTPSARLEATLPERESEYAEEGRLAHAIAELKLRKHFIEQMNVRTFNKKLKELQSNGLYQDEMMKHTDVYTEYLQGIVHGFTTPPYIAVEKRLDFSAWVPEGFGTGDCIIIGSGTLRIVDLKYGKGVPVSAEGNPQMRLYALGAWAAYNFLFPIDRVRMTIVQPRLDSISEDEITIQELLEWGEWVKPIATKAYAGEGEFVPGEHCRFCRAKALCRARAQYYLELEGFKKMIPPLISNEEVGRILERARELEKWVSDLEEYALAESLKGNEIPGWKAVEGRSSRQYVDQDAAFAALKAAGIDEAILYERKPLTVAQIEKVLGKADYKRLLEEPGLVKVEPGKPTLAPISDKREAITNRITAAEAFGE